CCGACCGCATACGGGCGGGGATCAACCGCGTCGGCGGCACCGAACTTCTGCGCGGCGATCATGCCGGCGCCGAACTTCATTTCGCCGTGTGTGAGCGTCGGACCGTCTTCCACCACGAGCACGCGTTTGCCCATGATGAGTTCCGATCGTTCGACGATGATCGGCGACGCGGCGTCGACGATCTGCGCGGTGGGATTCACCGAGCGGATGTTGTCGCGCAGTTCGAGCACGGAATCGGGCGAGGCCGAGTCGATCTTGTTGATGATCACCACGTCGGCGAGACGCAGGTTGGCTTCGCTCGGGAAGTAGGTCTGCTCGTCGCCCACACGCAGCGGATCGGCCACGACGATATGCAGGTCGGGTTTGTAGAAGGGCAGATCGTTGTTGCCGCCGTCCCAGAGGATCACGTCGGCTTCCTTCTGCGCCTGGTCCACGATCGCCTGATAATCCACGCCCGCGTAGATGATGGTGCCGCGCACGACGTGCGGTTCGTACTCTTCCATCTCCTCGATGGTGCACTTGTGCTTCTTGAGATCGGCCGTCGTCGCGAAGCGCTGCACCTTCTGCTTCTCGAGGTCGCCGTAGGGCATCGGGTGGCGGATGGCCACGACTTTCAGGCCCATTTCCATGAGGAGCTGCGCCACCTTGCGTGTGGTCTGGCTCTTGCCGCTGCCCGTGCGCACGGCACAGATCGAGATCACCGGCTTGGTGCTCTTGATCATGGTCGGTTCCGCGCCCAGAAGTTTGAAGTGCGCGCCCGCCGCAACCACACGCATGGCGAGGCCCATCACGTGATCGTAGTGCACGTCGCTGTACGAGAACACCACTTCCTCGACCGCGTGTTTCGCGATCAGCTTCTCGAGATCCTTTTCCTCGAAGATGGGGATGCCTTTCGGATAGAGCTTGCCCGCGAGCGAGGCCGGATATTTGCGTCCCGCGATGTCGGGGATCTGCGCCGCCGTGAATGCGACCACGTTGTAGAGCGGATTGTCGCGATACACGACGTTGAAATTATGGAAGTCGCGGCCCGCGGCGCCCACGATGATCGTGTTGATGCGTTTGGATTCAGCCATGAGAGAATCTCCGTGTATGATTGGTGTCTGTCGGAATCAGTCGAGGGAGAGGACCACGTCGCGGATGCGTTCGAAGGCCCAGTCGATTTCTTCGCGCGTGATGACGAGCGGGGGCGCGAAGCGGATGACGTTGTCGTGTGTCTCCTTGCAGAGGATGCCCTTTTCCATGAGCGCTTCGCAGTAGGGACGCGCGCGTGTGTCGAGCACAAAGCCGATCCAGAGGCCGCGGCCGCGCACCTGCACCACGTGCGTGCTCGGGATCGAACGCAGCTTCTCCATGAAGTACTCGCCGAGTTCCGCCGAGCGGGCGACGAGGTTTTCCTCGACGAGCACCTGCAGCGAGGCGCGCGCCACGGCGGCCGCGAGCGGATTGCCGCCGAACGTCGATCCGTGATCGCCCGGCTTGAACACGCCGAGCACTTCCTTGCGCGCAAGCACGGCCGAGACGGGATAAAATCCGCCCGACAGCGCCTTGCCGATGATGACCATGTCGGGCGACACACCTTCGTATTCATACGCGAAGAGGCGGCCGCTGCGGCCGAGGCCGGACTGTATCTCGTCGCATATGAACAGCACGTTGTTCTCGCGGCAGAGACGTTCTGCTTCGCGCAGGTACCCTTCGGGCGGCACGATGATGCCGGCCTCGCCCTGTATCGGTTCCACCAGGAAGGCCGCGGTGTTTGGTGTGATCTTCGCCTTGAGATCCTCGATGTCGCCGTACTTCACGATGGGGAAGCCGGGGG
The DNA window shown above is from Ignavibacteriota bacterium and carries:
- a CDS encoding GTPase codes for the protein MAESKRINTIIVGAAGRDFHNFNVVYRDNPLYNVVAFTAAQIPDIAGRKYPASLAGKLYPKGIPIFEEKDLEKLIAKHAVEEVVFSYSDVHYDHVMGLAMRVVAAGAHFKLLGAEPTMIKSTKPVISICAVRTGSGKSQTTRKVAQLLMEMGLKVVAIRHPMPYGDLEKQKVQRFATTADLKKHKCTIEEMEEYEPHVVRGTIIYAGVDYQAIVDQAQKEADVILWDGGNNDLPFYKPDLHIVVADPLRVGDEQTYFPSEANLRLADVVIINKIDSASPDSVLELRDNIRSVNPTAQIVDAASPIIVERSELIMGKRVLVVEDGPTLTHGEMKFGAGMIAAQKFGAADAVDPRPYAVG
- the rocD gene encoding ornithine--oxo-acid transaminase, coding for MKTQDYIALEEQYGAHNYHPLDVVVHEARGAWVTDVEGRRYLDCLAAYSAVNQGHCHPKIMDAFVAQAKNVTLTSRAFRNDQLPLLYKDLHDLTGFDMALPMNSGAEAVETAIKAARKWGYTVKGIPADKAEIICASDNFHGRTVTIVSFSTEQQYRDGFGPLTPGFPIVKYGDIEDLKAKITPNTAAFLVEPIQGEAGIIVPPEGYLREAERLCRENNVLFICDEIQSGLGRSGRLFAYEYEGVSPDMVIIGKALSGGFYPVSAVLARKEVLGVFKPGDHGSTFGGNPLAAAVARASLQVLVEENLVARSAELGEYFMEKLRSIPSTHVVQVRGRGLWIGFVLDTRARPYCEALMEKGILCKETHDNVIRFAPPLVITREEIDWAFERIRDVVLSLD